In Cyanobacterium stanieri LEGE 03274, the DNA window CGTATTGATGCCCTAGGGTATCGTTAATATTTTTAAAGTTATCTAAGTCAAGAAAAATAAGGGCTACTGAAAGTTTATTGCGTTGCGCTTTACTGATTTCTTGTTTTAATCTTTCCATACCCAAAAGGCGATTGGGTAATTCTGTTAAATAATCATAGTTGGCTTGGTGGGAGAGTAATTCTTCTTGTTGTTTTTTGTCGGTAATGTCTTCTTTGACGGCTACATAGTGGGTGATGATGCCGTATTCATCTTTGATGGGTGAGATAGAGGCGATTTCCCAAAAAAGTTCGCCATTTTTTTTTCGATTATGAAATTCTCCATGCCATTCTTTTCCACTGGAGATGGTTTGCCATATTTTTTTATATTCTTCTTTACTGGTTTCCCCTGATTTGAGGATACGAGGATTTTTACCGATGACTTCTTCTCTGGTGTAGCCTGTTACCCTTTCAAATTTTGAGTTAACGTATTGAATTATGCCACTGTTATCGGTAATAATAATGGATGCTGGACTTTGTTCTGATGCTTGATGTAAAAATTTTAATTGTTCTTCTATTTTTTTGCTATGGGTAATGTCAACGAAGGTAATTAGATAGGCTTTTTTATCTTCCCATTGAATCGGTTTGACATTCATATTAATGGTTAACATTTTGTCTTTTTGACGGGGAATGATAATTTCTGTGGATTTTGAGGAGGCTAAGGGAATGCCGAATAATTCACCAAACATTTTGTTGGCTTTCCCTTCAAACATTTTTTTCCCAATGGAGTTGATAAATAATATTTTTCCTTCTTTATCTGTTACCATTAATCCGTTAAGGTTGTAAAGTGCGATCGCCTTTAGCTTTTCTTTGGTGTAAATTAACTTTGTTATGTCTGTAAAAGTAACTAAGATTCTTGGTATTTTTTGAGGAATTTTGCTAATATTAATTATTTTTATATTTAACCAGACTAAACCTATATTAGAGTTAACTTTTTTGGTAAGTTGAATTGCTTGTTTTTCTGATTTAATAATTTTGTTTAACTCTGATTCTAACCATTGAATTTTAATGAATCGTGAGCTATTTTCAGATAAAATATGATCATCTTTTGAAGAATCTATAAATAATTCTTGAACCTTTTTGTTAGAATAAATAACCTGATTATTGTGATTTAATAATAATATGCCATCACTGATATTTTCAATGATTGTTAAATATTCGTTGTCCCCAAAATTTAGAGGGAAAGAAGGGTTCATTTTTATTTTTATCTAATCAACTGTTTATGGTTTAATTCTGAATTTTAGCCACTAGATATTTTTAATTTTTGTTAGTATAATTGAATAGTTTTATTAGATTTTTTAATCTAATTTTCAGCAAAATAATATGGTTACTTTTCCATTCACCAAGACAAAATTATATAGTAGCTATTGTTACAAATTATCAAAATTGGTAATAGTAAAAAATATTGACCAACTTTAGGCGGTAATTGTTTGTATGATGTAGATTAAATAACTGACTAATTACCGTTTTTCCCTAATTCAGAATTGTTAACCAAAGTAACCCTAACATCTTCAATAGCGTGGTTTAATTGATTTATCTTCTCTTCTAAACTTAATCTTGCTGTTTCAATATTTTCTGTATTGTTTAAAAAATTATGATCACGATAATTTAAATCAGAATCGGCATTATTTTGCCCCATTTCATTAACTTTTTTAGATGCGATCGCACCTATGACACCACCCACAACACCACCAATAATTGTACCCAACAAAAAACCACTCCCAAAATTATCTTTCTCACTCATAATATGGTTATCCAATAATTAACTTGCAAATCTCAATATTTGTTCCCCTTCCATTATCCAATATTTTAAGATTTGTTGACTATGGTGA includes these proteins:
- a CDS encoding sensor domain-containing protein; protein product: MNPSFPLNFGDNEYLTIIENISDGILLLNHNNQVIYSNKKVQELFIDSSKDDHILSENSSRFIKIQWLESELNKIIKSEKQAIQLTKKVNSNIGLVWLNIKIINISKIPQKIPRILVTFTDITKLIYTKEKLKAIALYNLNGLMVTDKEGKILFINSIGKKMFEGKANKMFGELFGIPLASSKSTEIIIPRQKDKMLTINMNVKPIQWEDKKAYLITFVDITHSKKIEEQLKFLHQASEQSPASIIITDNSGIIQYVNSKFERVTGYTREEVIGKNPRILKSGETSKEEYKKIWQTISSGKEWHGEFHNRKKNGELFWEIASISPIKDEYGIITHYVAVKEDITDKKQQEELLSHQANYDYLTELPNRLLGMERLKQEISKAQRNKLSVALIFLDLDNFKNINDTLGHQYGDELLIVVAQRLRNCLRESDTVARLGGDEFLIIISSLTSVSQGEIIASKLLNAMRKPFIIAGEKRFVSASIGITFYPQDGDDIQNLIKNADLAMYEAKKKGKNNFKFFDDKMNQVAQKKMLQETYLRQALRNDELFLVYQPIFELKTKKIIGFESLTRWHNDILGDVSPVEFINIAEETGLIIDLGKWLLEKICQQLFIWQKEGIDIYISMNLSPRQFRDSHLVESILETTKKYQINPKNLKLEITEQVLVEDIPIVKQLLFQLNSLGFELYLDDFGTGYSSLSYLRKYPFTLIKIDRSFVLDIEESDKNKALIKTMISMAHNLNLSIIAEGIETPNQLDFLKSENCAAGQGYLFSRPLEAEKLLDFISGVER